A window of Chaetodon auriga isolate fChaAug3 chromosome 2, fChaAug3.hap1, whole genome shotgun sequence contains these coding sequences:
- the ahcy gene encoding adenosylhomocysteinase, with the protein MSEKLPFKVADISLAEWGRKAVDIAENEMPGLMKMRELYGQSKPLKGARIAGCLHMTLQTAVLIETLTALGAEVQWSSCNIFSTQDHAAAAIAKAGIPVYAWKGETDEEYVWCIEQTLYFKDGQPLNMILDDGGDLTNMVHKKYPKLLAGIRGVSEETTTGVHNLYKMMKKGELKVPAINVNDSVTKSKFDNLYGCRESLIDGIKRATDVMIAGKVAVVAGYGDVGKGCVQALRGFGARVIVTEIDPINALQAAMEGYEVTTMDEACKEGNIFVTTTGCEDIILGHHFENMKDDAIVCNIGHFDCEIDMSWLNKNAVEKVNIKPQVDRYVMKNGRHIIVLAEGRLVNLGCAMGHPSFVMSNSFTNQVLAQIELWTNTAKYPVGVYFLPKKLDEQVAAAHLDKLGVKLTKLSDKQAKYLGLPTDGPFKPDHYRY; encoded by the exons ATGTCTGAGAAACTCCCCTTCAAAGTTG ctgACATCAGCCTGGCCGAATGGGGGCGTAAGGCCGTCGACATCGCAGAGAACGAGATGCCCggtctgatgaagatgagggagTTGTACGGTCAGTCGAAGCCTCTGAAGGGCGCACGTATCGCCGGCTGCCTCCACATGACCCTGCAGACCGCCGTGCTCATCGAGACCCTCACCGCCCTCGGAGCTGAG gttcAGTGGTCGAGCTGTAACATCTTCTCCACTCAGGATCACGCTGCCGCCGCCATCGCCAAGGCTGGTATTCCAG TGTATGCCTGGAAAGGTGAGACCGACGAGGAGTACGTGTGGTGCATAGAGCAGACCCTGTACTTCAAAGACGGCCAGCCCCTCAACATGATCCTGGACGACGGAGGAGACCTCACCAACATGGTCCACAAGAAGTATCCCAAACTACTGGCAg gtaTCCGTGGAGTGTCAGAGGAGACCACCACAGGTGTCCACAACCTGTACAAGATGATGAAAAAGGGCGAGCTCAAAGTGCCCGCCATCAATGTCAACGACTCCGTCACAAAG AGTAAGTTCGACAACCTGTACGGCTGCAGGGAGAGCCTGATCGATGGTATCAAGCGAGCCACTGATGTGATGATCGCTGGCAAAGTCGCCGTGGTGGCGGGCTACGGAGACGTGGGTAAAGGCTGCGTCCAGGCTCTGCGTGGGTTCGGCGCTCGCGTCATTGTCACAGAGATCGACCCCATCAACGCCCTGCAGGCCGCCATGGAGG GTTACGAGGTGACCACCATGGACGAGGCGTGCAAGGAAGGAAATATCTTCGTCACCACCACTGGCTGTGAGGACATCATCCTCGGACA TCACTTCGAGAACATGAAGGACGACGCCATCGTCTGTAACATCGGACACTTTGACTGTGAGATCGACATGAGCTGGCTCAACAAAAACGCCGTAGAGAAGGTCAACATCAAGCCTCAG GTTGATCGCTACGTCATGAAGAACGGCCGTCACATCATCGTCCTGGCCGAGGGCAGACTGGTCAACCTGGGCTGCGCCATGGGACACCCATCCTTCGTCATGAGCAACTCCTTCACCAATCAG GTCCTGGCTCAGATCGAGTTGTGGACGAACACCGCCAAATACCCCGTGGGAGTCTACTTCCTGCCCAAGAAG CTGGATGAGCAGGTGGCCGCCGCCCACCTTGATAAACTGGGGGTGAAGCTGACCAAGCTGTCCGACAAACAGGCCAAGTACCTGGGTCTGCCCACCGACGGACCCTTCAAACCGGACCACTATCGCTACTGA